The window TCGGAGATGAGACCATTTCGCCACATGTTGTCGACGAGCGCCGCGttggacgatgccgagcagcgccaggccatggcggtgagggcggcggcgggtgctgCCGTGGCGTATGCCGTGGTGAAGGCGTCGAAGCGAGCGCTCCCTCGTGGGACGGCGAATCGGtcgggacgacgacgacgcaaacTCGTGGCCTGCCGTCGTGCGGTTGACCTCACCACGAGGGCTGggactgctgctgctgctgctgcagcttCAAAATACCGCGTGAGGGCCAGCTTGCCCTGCGTGAGATGGATGGTTGACGCGTGACCGACAGTCGGTGTGCCGCCGACTACGTGCTCGTCGACTCGGtgctcatcgtcgacggcacggctggcatcgacgagatggaAGAAGAATGGTACGTGTAGTtatgatggatgatggagcAGTGTTGTAACAAGAATGGGAGGGCAGCATCAAGCGGTGAGTGAGGCAGCGACGAAGCAAGTAACGTGACGCTGACATGATGAAGGAAGGAGGCGGGGTCGAGGTTGCCGACGTCACGAGCAGACAAGGCAGTGGGGCCAGCATAAACTCGCCACCCTCACTGTACACTCTCGCCCCTCACCATTATTCGCCTTTATTTATTCGCCTTTATTTATTCACCTTTATTCACCTTTATTCGCCACACGGCTGCGCAGTAGGTTCAAGTGGTGGGCAGTAAGCAGGATTAGTGGTATCATGATGTATGTATTCGTCCATGGCTTTTCGTCGAAGCAAAGCACAGCACGTGCAAGTCATCCAACAGGTTGCCATCGAACCCAGGCGTAGACTGCTGCCATGGTATGGAAGATCAGAAAATGCACGATACCGGTTGCATGCTGCGGCCGTCCGTCCTCCGTATACCAGCCCGTCCGGGGACTTTGGTTCGTCCTGGACTCGAAAGAAAAAGCAAAGGAAACAGAAAAGGAAGAAAGAGAGAAAGAAGGAAAGAAGCCAGGGCATGCAtgatcgccgtcgccgcggcccaaaaaaaaaaacgcCCAAGGAAATGCCAGCCGGTCTCGCGAGAAGCCGTCAATGTCCATCGATGGCTTGGTGCATACGCGCGTGGGATATGTACAGGGCAGATTCGTCGGCCCGGTTCGGTCGAGGGGCTCAGACGAGGGGCTCAGACGACGCGCTCGGCCGTCTCCCCGTCGGCGATTATGGCGACGTTGAGGCCGCGCTCGGGGCTCTGCATGACGAGCTGCTCGTGGCGGCGGGCCTTCCAGAACTCGGCGATGCTCTTGATGAGGATGAACCAGCCGACAATCATCAGCAGGTAGGCCAGCCAGTCGGAGCCGGTGACCTCGttgcggccggcgccggtgacgtcgccggccttgaaGTCGTGGGCGTTGGGGTCGGGCGGGGCGGCGTAGCCGTCGGGGCCGCTCATGCGCGGCGACTCGCCGAAGCTGGCGCCCTTCATGTAGAAGCCGTACTGGATGAGggtgatgccgaggccggcgcgcGAGCCGTTCTTGGCCGCGTGCGTCGAGTGCAGCAGGTAGGTCAgcaggaagccgacgagctggaagGACGTCGAGATCATGCCGTTCCAGATGAAGGAGAAGACGGAGCCGACgggcatgccgtcgacgtagacctcgtcgaggccgccgaagccggggGCGATGATGGTCGTTTCCCAGTACGGCggggccgcgtcggcggcggcttgctCGTACGACTGCCGTCGCGGGTCAGCGTGCCGTCGCGGGCGTGCGAGGGGGGCGGTGGCGGGTCAGGCACTCACGGGAGGCTGCTCGTCCTTTTCCGTGCTCGCGAgctccggcctcgccgacatgTTGGCGAAgacgccgtcggtgccgacgcctccgccgacgtatctcgtcctcgagccggcggcggcgggggtcgtctgggcgaagaaggcggcgggcggcgagacgacgcTGCTTATggagcccgtcgtcgcgacGCTCTGGCGGACGAGCCGCTGcctgtcgtcggcctcgtcgtcgctgtcatcgtccgagtcgaaggcgtcggcgagggccgcgtcgacgggaCGGGAGCGGACGGGGGAGGAGGATCGGGAGCGaaacgagggcggcggcgagctggggACGACGTtgggcctcggcgccgtcggcgaaacgaggtcgtcgtcgtggtcgtcgtGGACCTGCAAGCCGGGGGTCGGGTCGGTCAGCCAAGGGTCGTGGCGGCGAGAGCGCGTCGCAGCAGCGGAGCGGCGGATGGGAGCGGCGGATGGGAGCATCGCATCAGAGCAACTCACCCTTTCGTATcggccggccatggtggaTGAGCGGTAGGTCGAAGGTGATGCGGCAACCAAGAATTCGATCGGGCGCTGGCAGCCTGTCCTGTCGGGGTCGCTACCGTCGCATGCGGGGGGTGGGGGTcaggtgacgacgacgcaggcgaAGGAGGCGGGCGGAGAGAGGCGGTGCAGGGCAGCA of the Drechmeria coniospora strain ARSEF 6962 chromosome 01, whole genome shotgun sequence genome contains:
- a CDS encoding metal homeostatis protein bsd2: MAGRYERVSCSDAMLPSAAPIRRSAAATRSRRHDPWLTDPTPGLQVHDDHDDDLVSPTAPRPNVVPSSPPPSFRSRSSSPVRSRPVDAALADAFDSDDDSDDEADDRQRLVRQSVATTGSISSVVSPPAAFFAQTTPAAAGSRTRYVGGGVGTDGVFANMSARPELASTEKDEQPPSYEQAAADAAPPYWETTIIAPGFGGLDEVYVDGMPVGSVFSFIWNGMISTSFQLVGFLLTYLLHSTHAAKNGSRAGLGITLIQYGFYMKGASFGESPRMSGPDGYAAPPDPNAHDFKAGDVTGAGRNEVTGSDWLAYLLMIVGWFILIKSIAEFWKARRHEQLVMQSPERGLNVAIIADGETAERVV